GTCGCACTGCCGCGTGCACCGGGATGATCGGGGAATGCGTCGAGGGTCGCCGTCGCGATGTCGATCGGTCGCGGAGTGATGAGCGTGACGACGAGCACGACCACGGCCGCCGTCGCCACGAGTCCCCCCGCCAACACCGCGAGACGACGGGACAGGCGTGCGCTCCGCGGCGCGCGGTGGGCGCCGTCGCGACCTTCGCTGCGATCGAGGCGGGTGTCGGTGTCGGTCGGGTCGGCGTCGGTCGGGTCGGCGGCGATCTCACGGGCCACCGCGTCCCACACGTGGGGGGCAGGAGCAGCCAGCCCGGCGCGGTGCGCACCGCGGGCGACCGTCACGGTCTGCTCGAGAGCGGCCAGTTCGTCGGCGCACGTCGCGCACTGCGACAGGTGTGCAGCGGCGTCGGCGTTGAGAGCGAGGTCGCCGAGGGCGGCCATCGCCAGGTCGTCGGGGTCAATATGCGACATGGGTGCCCTCCCATCTCTTCCGCAGTCTTTGGAGGCTTCTTCTCACGTGGCTCTTCACGGTTCCCAGCGGCATGTCCAGCCGCTCCGCGATCTGGGCGTGGGTGAGGTCATCATAGAAGGCGAGTCTCACGACCGCCTGGGCGTCGGGTTCGAGTTGCTCGATCTCGTGCGCCACCATGATGGCATCCGTCGGATCGGGAGCGGGATCGATCTCGGGATCGGCATGCGCCTTGAGCGCGTCGAGCACACGGTGATCGCGCGCCCGTCGACGGTGCGCGTCGGCGATCCGCCGGCGGGCGATCGCGACGAGCCACGTCGGGAGCGACGCCTTGGCGGGGTCGAAGGTACTGCGGGCGCGCCACGCGGACACGAACGTCCATTGGGTGACGTCCTCCGCTTCGGAGACGTCGCCCAGCGAACGGAGCGCGATCGTGTAAACGAGACGCGACCACCGGT
This genomic window from Candidatus Microbacterium phytovorans contains:
- a CDS encoding anti-sigma factor; the encoded protein is MSHIDPDDLAMAALGDLALNADAAAHLSQCATCADELAALEQTVTVARGAHRAGLAAPAPHVWDAVAREIAADPTDADPTDTDTRLDRSEGRDGAHRAPRSARLSRRLAVLAGGLVATAAVVVLVVTLITPRPIDIATATLDAFPDHPGARGSATLERESDGVERVIVDLDADLADTGHREVWLLTPDGSDLVSLGILDGTTGSFTIPADVDTARFSVVDISQEPDDGDHTHSGDSIVRGQLESS
- a CDS encoding sigma-70 family RNA polymerase sigma factor codes for the protein MTLVYTETREESVIDDAEEQHLGFVFATADERVLKQVYDRWSRLVYTIALRSLGDVSEAEDVTQWTFVSAWRARSTFDPAKASLPTWLVAIARRRIADAHRRRARDHRVLDALKAHADPEIDPAPDPTDAIMVAHEIEQLEPDAQAVVRLAFYDDLTHAQIAERLDMPLGTVKSHVRRSLQRLRKRWEGTHVAY